TTTTTTCTACCGGCATTGACCTGAGATACAGTCACTGAACCTTTGTTGCCATTATCAAATCTGAGCATTACTGTCGCATGGTCCTCTGTATTGATAGGAACTTCCTCGTAGTCTGAAGCCTGCAACATTTTGCCTGAATAAGTTTCAATGGCTTTTAGCGGTTTGAGACGGGTTTTGTGAACAGTAGAAAAATCTGCCATTACCTCAGTGACTTTAAGACCGGTCACGTACTCCGTCAGATCCAAAAGGTGTGAACCGATATCTGCAATGGCCCTGGAATCACCTGACTTATCGGGTTCCAATCTCCAGTTATAGTCCGTATTGAGGAATAGCCAGTCCTGAAGATAGGAACCCATAATGCTATAAACTTCTCCCAATTCACCATTTTCCCGCATATTTTTCATTTGACGGACCATTGGATAATACCTCAGATTAAAGTGAACGGCATTGACCAGTCCTTTTTCTTTGGCGATGGCTACCAACTCCTCGGCTTCCTCAATTTTAGTAGCAAGAGGTTTCTCACAGACCACATGTTTTCCTGCAAGTAATGCAGCCTTGGATTGGGAATAATGCAAAAAGTTTGGGGTACAAATATGTACCACATCAATGCTCTCATCCTTCAGCATCTCTTCAAAAGTGTAGGCATTGGGAATGCCCAAAATTTCGGCTTTTTCTTTAGCCAGCTCAATATTTACCTCACAAAGGGCTGTCACTTCAATATTCGGCAGTCTCCTCAGGGCTTCCAAATGTGCAGGTCCAATAAATCCTGTACCAACAATGGCAGCTTTGATCTTTTTTGTCATAGGTTTTTTGGTTTGATTATCATTGAATGAATGATTAAAGATAGGGGCTTGTTTCGGAAATTAAAAAAGCAGCTGCTCAAAAAAGTCCATTTCTATTTTTCTTCCAGCCATAAAAAAAACCTGTTCGGAACGATCCGACAGGTTTTTGGAGAGAACACAAAAAATCAAACGTCAGTCAGAAAAAACTTAAATTCAAATCAATTCGGTCTATTTAAAATACATAAACAAAAAGTGATAAAAAACCACAGGCGATGCCAACCGCTTTAAAAATCATGCCTGTATAAATGGTCAAATTATGGGTGATTTCAGCTGTAGAATTTTCAAAGAGGACCATTCCTTGATCATCTTTGTTGAAAAACTCATATATCCTCGTTTCTATCTGGAATTTTGTTGCAATCAACAAACAAATCAGGGCCAGAATCAATTGGGTCAAAATCACTTGATTTTTACTTAATGGTTCATTGAATGGGAAAATGAAACCAATCATGGCTGTTTGTGAAGAATCCCCTGCATCATTTATAATATCATCTGTGCTAAAATAATTCGATTCATTGGTTGCAAAATAATCTTCTGTAATTTCAACCTCAATGTAAGCTAATCTTTCCTCTGCATGTGGAGCCTTAGCACCATGAAAATTTAGCTGCAACATGACGACAAAAGCAGTCAATGCCGCTAAAAATAGCATAGCAAAGGTCAATTTCCATGTATTTTTCAGATTGTTCATCAGTAATTTTAGAGTTCGTTTTGGGCTTTCAACACAGTCGAAATAATGGATAAAAAACTTAACATCAAAATTTTTATAATAAAAAAACTTACAAAACAAAATTTTATTAACAAGGCTGTTTTTTGTGTATTTGAAATTTGCTGAAAACGTTTTAATTAGTTGTTTAGTCCTGAAAAAACCTGACTTTAGTCGTCCTAAATTGAGAAGTGATGTTTTTGATCCGGTCATTTTTGGCAGAGTTAAAGGGTGAGAAGTGGAAGGACAACAGTCCATTCAAATTATTCAATCGCTGCTTATCAAAATACAATACAAATTCCGTGCTGAATGTTTAGAAGATGGAGATTTTTTGATTACCTAAAATCCGCAGGATTTTAGTTTGGAGATTTGAATCTGCTTGTTTGTGTTCATTTTTGGTCTAGTTCGGGAATTTCTTCCCTTTGATTGAAGAGTGTTCATAGTTTTGAGACAATGGATTTTAGGTTTGAGGATAAAATGGACGGTTTTTTTCCTCAATTTTAATGGAAAAGGCATACCTCTTCCCTGTAAATCTTTATTTTTTGAGCTCCTGAGGGGTTTTTATCTGAATTTAGTTCAAAATCGGCTTGTAATCCTTACTCGTGAACAGTTTGAGCACTTCTCTTCTTCCCGTTCTTATCCACTTGGCTGAAACAGTGATAAATCTGAAGATAAACTTCTTGAGCCTGTCGGTAGGCTTAAGCCAATCAACTTTTCTGGAATACTCTCCAATGATATAGGTGTAAAAATTGGCATACATAGCCGTCATAAGCATAAAGGAGGTATTCTCTGCAAGGAACGAACAGGGCAACTTAGACCAGCCAAAGTCATTGTTGAGTACATCAAACAAGCGTTCGCTTGCACCCCGGGCGTTATAAAACCTTACAACAGCTTCATTGGACGATGTATGTTCATTGGTCAGAATAGCCCTGTAAGTAAATGCATCTCCACTAAACACATCTGCCTGCCCGTCTTTACGCCTGATTCTGGTAATGACCAGCCTGTAAGACCTGTCTTTACCGAAAGGTTTGTAGTCGGATAGGTCAGTAACTTCCATTTCCTGTACACCCAAACGTATTTTCTGCCACTTCTCAGGGGCTATACTTCCAAGGATATTATCCAGTTTGGCACATCTGTTTGCCCGTATATAAAAGCTTTCGGTATGTGCTTCCAGTGTGCGGAGAACTTCTTCCTGATAGGATGCTGAATCGGCTCTGAACCTTCCGATACGGATATTTTCATTGGTAAGCTGCCCAAACATGCGTGTAAGTGTATCAGCCTGCAAATATTTGGCCTGACTGTTGCCATTTCTGCCCTCTACGTACACAGGAATGGCCTGTGAAAATTCAGGATGTGCTATGGAAGCTACACCTGGCTGATATCCATAGACGTGTTTATATGTCTTTTTTGAATCGTACTTTTCAGTTGGAATGACGGTGTTGTCATAATCGAGGTCGTAAGCAACACCTGACTTGAGTAATCCGGTCTTACAAGCTGATTTTAACAACAAGCTGTTGAGTTTTCCATTGATATTAAATTCATGGCTTACTCCACTGGACGGATTTATAAAGAGTTCTGTATCAACAGCAAGCTCTTTGATACCTCTCAGAATTGTATCGGCACTGCATACTGAAAATGAAGGGACCTGTTCAAGTGCGTCTCTCAAGTGAACATTGATATCTTCAGTACAGTCGCCACCATTAAAGAAAATAGCCATATGATTGGCGAAAATGTCACTGTATGAAAACCCTCCCCTTAAGGCTCTAACCCCCAATTGATTATCAATGAGTTCTGGGAGACCAGAATTTTTGAAAGAGTTAAAAACAAAATTAAAACCTCCGAAAGGTGTGATTTTTTCTGTCGAATTCGTAATTTTCATACCGCTTATCTAGTTTGAGTGGTATCATCTAAATAAGTGAAAAAAAACGAGCCGGAAAAGCCTGAATTGAATAAATTCAGCCACTTTTTCGGCTTTTTTTAAATCCGCCCTGCGGATTTAAGGGATTAATTTGATGCAGAAAAAAAAATATTATTCATCAGATGGCTAATTATAAACTTAAAATCAACGGGGAAACTTTTCAGGTTGATGTTGAAGATGATACCCCATTACTTTGGGTATTGAGAGATCATCTTGGCCTAGTTGGAACCAAGTTCTCATGTGGGATAGCGCAGTGTGGTGCCTGTACTGTTCATATTAATGGCGAGGCGACGTTTTCTTGTACTTTACCGGTATCAAGTATTGGCTCCAGTGAAGTGACAACCATTGAGGGTTTATCTAAAAATGGAGACCATCCTGTTCAAAAGGCATGGGAGGAAGTAGATGTGGCCCAATGCGGTTACTGTCAGGCTGGTCAGATCATGAATGCGGCTGCTTTTTTGAAAAAAAATCCCAAACCCACAATGGAAGAAATTGAAAATGCGATGAACCGGAACCTATGCAGGTGCGGAACTTACCATAAAATCAGGGAGGCGGTAGCCTTGGCAGCTAAAATGAAATGATCATGGAAAAAATATTAAAAACTAACAGAAGGGATTTCCTCAAAGTAGCTGCAACAGCTACAGGGGGGTTATTTATTGGTTTTTATTGGTCAGGCTGCGATTCTCCCAAGATGAAGGTCCTGACTGATGAGGAAGTATTATCACAGGCTTTGGATTTCAATGCCTATTTATCGATTTCCCCATCGGGAGATGTTGTCATTTATTCTCCGAATCCGGAATTGGGGCAAAATATCATGACCTCATTCCCTATGATTGTTGCGGAGGAATTAGATGCTGACTGGTCAAAAGTTCGGGTTTTTCAGGCACCGTTAGATAATGAAAAATACGATAGACAATTGACTGGTGGATCTGGGGCCATGCCACATTCCTGGGAGAGGCTTCGCAAGGCCGGGGCTACGGCCAAACATCTTTTATTGACTGCAGCAGCCACCAAGCTTGGGGTATCTTTTGATGAATTGAGTGCTGACAAAGGCATAATTTACCATAATGGCAAAAAGAAATTTGAATTCGGAGAGGTAGTCGCAGATGCGGCGAAACTGACAGCTCCGGATGAAGTAAAACTTAAGGACCCGAAGGATTTTAAAATCATAGGCACACCTGTTAAAAACGTGGTTAATAAGGCTATGTTTACGGGCAAACCTTTGTATGGATTGGATTTTTATCGGGAAGGTATGGTCCATGCTATGATACAGCGTCCTCCGTTTGGAATGAAAATCAAATCTGTGGATGATTCAGCTGCAAGGTCTGTATCCGGTGTTACTGATGTTGTGGTATTCAAAAACAATGTTGCGGTAGTAGGTACCTCCACATGGCCTTTGATCAAAGCAAAAAGACAGCTTAGGATTGAGTACGAACCTGATGGAGCTTTGGAAAGCAGTTTTGACCATGACCGCATCATGAAAGAATTACTCGACAGTAAAAATGCACAGGTCATGAGAAAAGACGGTGACGTAGAAGCTGCTTTCAAAACTGCAGCACAGGTCATTACCAGTGAATACCAATGCCCCTTCCTTTCCCATGCTCCCATGGAACCCCAAAACTTTTTTGCCCATGTGAAGGGGGATAAGGTAGAACTGGTGGGACCGACACAGACACCTGACCGTGCCAGAATGGAGACCGCCCAATTACTGGGTATTCCAACCGAAAATATCACTGTTGAAATTACCCGATTAGGAGGTGGATTTGGAAGGAGATTAAGGGCTGATTTTGTGGTAGAAGCTGCTGAACTGTCCAAAATTTTGGATAAACCCGTGAAGGTAAGTTGGACCAGGGAGGACGATATGACAGGTGGGGCTTACAGGCCTGCCGTAAGATACAGATTCCAGGCAGCATTGGATGATAAAGGCAATATGATCGCCTACAAACTGAGAGGAGCAGGTATTAATGCAGGTAATTCTACCCGTGAAAATAACTTCCCTTCAGGTGCTGTAGATAATTTGCTGATTGAAAATATTGAGCATAGGTCTCCCATCACCACCAATGCATGGAGAGCTCCGATAACCAATTTCCTGGCTTATGCAGAACAATCATTCTTGGATGAAGTGGCCCTGGCAGCCAAGAAAGACCCAGTAAAATTCAGGCTGGAGCTTTTGGAAAGGGCCAAAAAGAATCCTGTTGGAGAAATCCACTATGACATTGACAGGATGATAGGTGTTATAGAGACAGCTGCTGAGAAATCCAACTGGGGCAAGAATAAGGATGTGATGCAGGGCTTTAGCGTTTATTTCTCTCATAGGTCTTATGTAGCCCAAGTCGCCGATATCGTGATGGAAGGTGGTCAACCTGTACTTAAAAAGATTACCGCTGCCACTGATTGCGGTATCGTAGTACATCCTACAGGTGCCAACCATCAGGTTCGTGGTGGCATAGTGGATGGTATGGGACATGCCATGTTTACGAATATGACCTTTGAAAATGGTCTTCCTAAACAAAGAAACTTTGATACCTATAGGTTGATCAGGATGAAGGAAGTACCTGAAATTGACGTTCATTATGTGGATAGTGGTTATGATCCGACAGGACTTGGTGAACCGGCGCTTCCTCCTACAGGTGGAGCCATCGCCAATGCTATATTTGCCGCTACCGGAAGAAGGTTAAGAAGTCAACCTTTTATCGAGCAAAAAGAGTTTTCAGATATCAAGCTGCAGATTAGAAGAACATAAGTTGCTTTCATCCGAAATTACCAAAACCCCCGGACTAAAGTTCGGGGGTTTTTTAAATCTCATCCATTTCCCTTTCCGGCCAATATGGGCCAGTAATAAGGATTTCAGCATTTTCAGGTAAAATTTCAAAACTCAATTCCAGTTGGTCTCTTTCTTTTTCATGGATATTAAGACAGGCATTGAAAAAAATCAGGTCAAATTTTACCGATACTTGACCTGAAAATTGATTTCTAAAAACAGGTGGTTTTAATAGAGTCACATTCTCTGTCACTGCACCTTGTTTTTTGTAGTAATAGGAAAGAAAAATACCAAGGTCTTTGGTTTTGTTTTCAAAGACTTGCAACAATAATTCCCTAGTATTCTCTGGTTCAATCGGTCCGGATAGTTTAATTCGCCAGGTTTCCTGCATGACCAAAGTTATCCAAATCGGCCGAATATCCATTTTCATTTGTGGGATTAAATCTTAGCGCTTACCTTGGTTTTAGAAAAGAGTTGTACTCATGAATTATCCCATTTATATGGATTACAATGCCACCACACCTTGTTCAGAGGAGGTAGTGGAAGCCATGTTGCCTTACTTCTCCCGGCATTTTGGCAATGCGGCCAGTAAAAGCCATGCCTATGGCTGGGTGGCCGAAGATGCCCTTGAAACCGCAAGGGAACAGGTCGCTCATTTGATTGGAGCAAAAAGCAAAGAGATCATTTTCACTTCCGGTGCCACTGAAGCCATCAACTTAGCCATCAAGGGTATATTTGAAATTTTCAGAGGAGAAAAACAACATTATATTACCTGTAAAACAGAGCACAAAGCGGTATTGGACGCCTTAAAAAGTATAGAAATAGCAGGCGCTGAAGTCACTTACCTGGAAGTTAACCAAAAAGGTGAAATTGATATCCAACAACTTGAGGCAAGCATTCAAAACCACACCAAAATGATTGCTTTGATGTGGGCAAATAATGAAACAGGTTTGATCCATCCTGTAGAAGAGATAAAAAAAATAGCCAATGATAAAAACATTATATTTTTTACGGATGCTGTCCAAGCTGTGGGAAAAATACCGGTGAATGTGTCAGGTATCCATTTGATGGCATTTTCTTCCCATAAATTTTATGGACCCAAAGGAGTCGGTGCATTATATATCCGCCATAACCATCCACTTCCCAAACCCCTTCCTTTGATAGAAGGAGGGGGGCATGAAAAAGGTTTCAGAAGCGGAACTGTCAATGTGCCGGGAATTGTAGGGATGGGTAAAGCAGCTGTAATGCAGCATGAAGTTTTAAATGAGGAGTCAAATCGTTTGTCCATCCTAAGAAATAAACTGGAAAACAGCTTATTGCAAATTAACGGAACAAAATTGAACGGAAGTCAAGAAAACCGGTTGCCCCATGTGTGCAACATCGCTTTTGAAGGAATAGAAGGGGAGGAGCTATTGCGTGCTGTCAATAAAAAAGTAGCTGTAAGTTCGGGTTCGGCCTGCACAAGCATTTCGCCAAAACCATCCCATGTTTTGACTGCTATGGGTCTGGATACAGACTTAGGAAGAGCATCCATCCGCTTTAGTTTGGGGAAATTCACGACAGAAAAAGAAATTGAAGACTGCATTTCACATGTACATGCTGTAATTCAGGAATTCAGGAAAGAATCCTGATCACCCATTAACTTTAATAATTCTTTATAATCTTCCTCTGTGTCTATATCCACTGAAGCCAAAGGAAAATCAATAGGTACTGTGTCTTCCCTATGGGCAAAAATGATTTTTTTTGCCCCTTCCTTTTCGCTTAATAATAGAAGTTCAGGGAAATATTTTTTATCGAATAAAGCAGGAACACCTAGGGTATTTTTGTAGGAAGCCGCAATAATTCCTTTTTTGGTCTTATAATATTGGTCAATTAGCTCATTGAGCAAAGCTGAATCTGCAAAGGGTTGATCGGCCAATATGATAAGGACGGCGTCAACCTGATATTTTTCCTTCAGAAAGGAAAGACCGAGTCTCATGCTTGCGGACATCCCTGTTTTCCAATCTGGGTTTACCAAAAATTGGATTTGGCCCATATCCAGTTTTTCTTGAATCAAAGCTGCATTGGCACCAAGAATTACAACGAAATGTGCTGCATGAGAGGTTTTTGCATTTTCTATGGCATTTTCAAGTAGGGTTTTTCCCTTATAAACCAATAATTGTTTGGGACGTCCCAATCTTGCTGATTCACCTGCTGCCAATAGGACAATACCTATTTTTTCCTTTTTCATCTCAGTTCATCATGGATAGGCCCTGGTTTATCCCTTAAATGCATAATGGTTTTCTTGGATAAGACAGTCTTTATTTCTGCTAAAGCAGAAAGTGCTATTTCCTCTGAACCCTCTGCGCCCAAGTCCAGCCCCATTGGACCATAAATATTGGAAGTATTGACCTGAATGCCTAGATTTTCCAGTCTTTCAAGAAGCTTGATTGTCTTCTTTTTTGGGCCTAGTATCCCAATGTAGGGAAGGGGATACTGTATTAGCCTGGATAATACCACCACCTCATATTCAAAGTTATGTGTCATCAAGAGGGCTACTGTATGTTCATCCCACTCCAGATTCTGGATGACCTCATCCGCAGGACCTACTATAATTTTATTTGCAGTAGGAAACCTCCCTATGGTTGCATGATTTTTTCGCCCATCGACCAGCCACAATTCCCAACCCATCAAATGTGCCATTTTTGCAAGAGGAATGGTATCATTTCCGGCCCCAAATAGCAAGAGCCTTAGGGGTGCTTTGATGACTTCGTAAAAGACAAAAAGCCCTTCCGCTTTTGGATAACTTTTTATCAGGTTATTTCCCTCTATTATAAGGTCCTTCGACTCTTGGTGAATGGCTTCAATTAGCTCTTTTGGAATTTTTGTTTCATCACCGGATTTTAAATTGTTTTTAAAAAGCAATTTGGTTCCGACTTGTTCTTCTCTTGACTTAAGAAGAGAAAAAACAGTCACCAGTAGGGATGTAGACCGGTCTGAAAGTGCTTTTTTCAATAATTCAATGGGATTTTCAGGGTCTTCGGGTAGAATTGGTTCAATCAGTACCTGAATGATGCCATTGCAACCCAAACCAACACCAAATTTCTGATCATCTTCATCGGTGGTATCGTAGGTGACCAACATAGATTTTTGTTGAAAAATGACTGATTGAGCCTTCCTTAAGGCATCGCCTTCCAGACAGCCTCCTGAAATAGCCCCTGTCAATTCCCCGTCTTCTGTCACCAGCATTCTTGCTCCTGGTCTTCTGTAAGCGGACCCGTCCACCTTAACCACAGTGGCGAGTGCCGTTTTTTTATTACTTGAAACACTGGTATTATATGCCTGTATGATCTGATGCAGTTCTTTCATGAAATTAAAATTTAC
This Cecembia calidifontis DNA region includes the following protein-coding sequences:
- a CDS encoding nucleotidyltransferase family protein, whose protein sequence is MKKEKIGIVLLAAGESARLGRPKQLLVYKGKTLLENAIENAKTSHAAHFVVILGANAALIQEKLDMGQIQFLVNPDWKTGMSASMRLGLSFLKEKYQVDAVLIILADQPFADSALLNELIDQYYKTKKGIIAASYKNTLGVPALFDKKYFPELLLLSEKEGAKKIIFAHREDTVPIDFPLASVDIDTEEDYKELLKLMGDQDSFLNS
- a CDS encoding Gfo/Idh/MocA family protein — translated: MTKKIKAAIVGTGFIGPAHLEALRRLPNIEVTALCEVNIELAKEKAEILGIPNAYTFEEMLKDESIDVVHICTPNFLHYSQSKAALLAGKHVVCEKPLATKIEEAEELVAIAKEKGLVNAVHFNLRYYPMVRQMKNMRENGELGEVYSIMGSYLQDWLFLNTDYNWRLEPDKSGDSRAIADIGSHLLDLTEYVTGLKVTEVMADFSTVHKTRLKPLKAIETYSGKMLQASDYEEVPINTEDHATVMLRFDNGNKGSVTVSQVNAGRKNRLNIEIAGSKSNFEWCSERPNELWIGKRETANQHLMKDPSLFHKDAAGLISFPGGHNEGFPDTSKQMFKEVYAAVRDGKQPENPTFPTFEDGYRELLICERIIESHRKQAWVKI
- a CDS encoding xanthine dehydrogenase family protein molybdopterin-binding subunit encodes the protein MEKILKTNRRDFLKVAATATGGLFIGFYWSGCDSPKMKVLTDEEVLSQALDFNAYLSISPSGDVVIYSPNPELGQNIMTSFPMIVAEELDADWSKVRVFQAPLDNEKYDRQLTGGSGAMPHSWERLRKAGATAKHLLLTAAATKLGVSFDELSADKGIIYHNGKKKFEFGEVVADAAKLTAPDEVKLKDPKDFKIIGTPVKNVVNKAMFTGKPLYGLDFYREGMVHAMIQRPPFGMKIKSVDDSAARSVSGVTDVVVFKNNVAVVGTSTWPLIKAKRQLRIEYEPDGALESSFDHDRIMKELLDSKNAQVMRKDGDVEAAFKTAAQVITSEYQCPFLSHAPMEPQNFFAHVKGDKVELVGPTQTPDRARMETAQLLGIPTENITVEITRLGGGFGRRLRADFVVEAAELSKILDKPVKVSWTREDDMTGGAYRPAVRYRFQAALDDKGNMIAYKLRGAGINAGNSTRENNFPSGAVDNLLIENIEHRSPITTNAWRAPITNFLAYAEQSFLDEVALAAKKDPVKFRLELLERAKKNPVGEIHYDIDRMIGVIETAAEKSNWGKNKDVMQGFSVYFSHRSYVAQVADIVMEGGQPVLKKITAATDCGIVVHPTGANHQVRGGIVDGMGHAMFTNMTFENGLPKQRNFDTYRLIRMKEVPEIDVHYVDSGYDPTGLGEPALPPTGGAIANAIFAATGRRLRSQPFIEQKEFSDIKLQIRRT
- a CDS encoding XdhC family protein, producing MKELHQIIQAYNTSVSSNKKTALATVVKVDGSAYRRPGARMLVTEDGELTGAISGGCLEGDALRKAQSVIFQQKSMLVTYDTTDEDDQKFGVGLGCNGIIQVLIEPILPEDPENPIELLKKALSDRSTSLLVTVFSLLKSREEQVGTKLLFKNNLKSGDETKIPKELIEAIHQESKDLIIEGNNLIKSYPKAEGLFVFYEVIKAPLRLLLFGAGNDTIPLAKMAHLMGWELWLVDGRKNHATIGRFPTANKIIVGPADEVIQNLEWDEHTVALLMTHNFEYEVVVLSRLIQYPLPYIGILGPKKKTIKLLERLENLGIQVNTSNIYGPMGLDLGAEGSEEIALSALAEIKTVLSKKTIMHLRDKPGPIHDELR
- a CDS encoding IS1380 family transposase codes for the protein MKITNSTEKITPFGGFNFVFNSFKNSGLPELIDNQLGVRALRGGFSYSDIFANHMAIFFNGGDCTEDINVHLRDALEQVPSFSVCSADTILRGIKELAVDTELFINPSSGVSHEFNINGKLNSLLLKSACKTGLLKSGVAYDLDYDNTVIPTEKYDSKKTYKHVYGYQPGVASIAHPEFSQAIPVYVEGRNGNSQAKYLQADTLTRMFGQLTNENIRIGRFRADSASYQEEVLRTLEAHTESFYIRANRCAKLDNILGSIAPEKWQKIRLGVQEMEVTDLSDYKPFGKDRSYRLVITRIRRKDGQADVFSGDAFTYRAILTNEHTSSNEAVVRFYNARGASERLFDVLNNDFGWSKLPCSFLAENTSFMLMTAMYANFYTYIIGEYSRKVDWLKPTDRLKKFIFRFITVSAKWIRTGRREVLKLFTSKDYKPILN
- a CDS encoding cysteine desulfurase family protein, which produces MNYPIYMDYNATTPCSEEVVEAMLPYFSRHFGNAASKSHAYGWVAEDALETAREQVAHLIGAKSKEIIFTSGATEAINLAIKGIFEIFRGEKQHYITCKTEHKAVLDALKSIEIAGAEVTYLEVNQKGEIDIQQLEASIQNHTKMIALMWANNETGLIHPVEEIKKIANDKNIIFFTDAVQAVGKIPVNVSGIHLMAFSSHKFYGPKGVGALYIRHNHPLPKPLPLIEGGGHEKGFRSGTVNVPGIVGMGKAAVMQHEVLNEESNRLSILRNKLENSLLQINGTKLNGSQENRLPHVCNIAFEGIEGEELLRAVNKKVAVSSGSACTSISPKPSHVLTAMGLDTDLGRASIRFSLGKFTTEKEIEDCISHVHAVIQEFRKES
- a CDS encoding (2Fe-2S)-binding protein, which produces MANYKLKINGETFQVDVEDDTPLLWVLRDHLGLVGTKFSCGIAQCGACTVHINGEATFSCTLPVSSIGSSEVTTIEGLSKNGDHPVQKAWEEVDVAQCGYCQAGQIMNAAAFLKKNPKPTMEEIENAMNRNLCRCGTYHKIREAVALAAKMK